A section of the Veillonella criceti genome encodes:
- a CDS encoding amino acid ABC transporter ATP-binding protein, producing the protein MIKMIDVHKSFGKNEVLKGINLHVERGEVVVIIGPSGSGKSTVLRCMNYLEEPTSGDVIVDGMNLNNKENINNVRAEVGMVFQRFNLFPHMTVLDNITLAPQKIRKSSKGEAETIALELLDKVGLKDKAHSYPEQLSGGQQQRVAIARALAMKPKVMLFDEPTSALDPEMVSEVLDVMKELAKEGMTMVVVTHEMGFAKEVGTRVLFVDEGKILEEGTPVDVFEHPKNERTQLFLSKIL; encoded by the coding sequence ATGATTAAGATGATTGATGTTCATAAAAGTTTTGGCAAAAATGAAGTGCTAAAAGGGATTAATCTTCATGTAGAACGCGGTGAAGTAGTAGTTATTATTGGTCCTTCTGGTTCTGGTAAAAGTACAGTATTGCGTTGTATGAACTATTTAGAAGAACCTACGTCTGGCGATGTTATCGTAGATGGGATGAATTTGAATAATAAAGAAAATATCAATAATGTGCGCGCTGAAGTGGGCATGGTATTTCAACGTTTTAACTTATTCCCTCATATGACGGTATTAGATAATATTACATTAGCCCCACAAAAAATTCGTAAGAGTTCTAAAGGGGAAGCTGAAACGATTGCTCTTGAGTTATTGGATAAAGTAGGGTTAAAAGACAAGGCTCATTCCTATCCAGAACAGCTGTCAGGTGGTCAACAGCAACGTGTGGCTATTGCCCGTGCTTTAGCTATGAAACCAAAAGTAATGCTGTTCGATGAGCCGACATCAGCCCTTGATCCAGAAATGGTTAGTGAAGTATTAGATGTAATGAAAGAGTTAGCCAAGGAAGGTATGACAATGGTTGTCGTAACTCATGAAATGGGCTTTGCTAAAGAAGTAGGGACTCGAGTTCTTTTTGTGGATGAAGGAAAAATCTTGGAAGAAGGTACACCTGTTGATGTGTTTGAGCATCCCAAAAA
- a CDS encoding amino acid ABC transporter permease: MSFDWSLIWDNFPILLQGAVITIQITVMAVGCGFFIGMIAALANLSRFKIIRLLVKCYVELFRGTPLLVQIFMIYFALPMVIGQSINPYVAAVTACSINSGAYVSEIFRAGIQSIDKGQMEAGRSLGLTWAQTMRYIVMPQAFKAIIPPLGNEFIAMMKDTSLVSVIGFEELTRRGQLIIARTYGSFEIWTAVAIIYLVMTLSISQLVAFLERRYNIK, from the coding sequence ATGAGTTTTGATTGGAGTTTAATTTGGGACAATTTCCCCATATTATTGCAAGGGGCCGTCATTACAATCCAAATTACAGTAATGGCTGTAGGTTGTGGTTTTTTCATTGGTATGATTGCTGCATTAGCGAATTTATCGCGTTTTAAAATTATTCGTTTATTAGTAAAATGTTATGTAGAATTATTCCGTGGTACACCACTGTTGGTACAAATCTTTATGATTTACTTTGCTTTGCCTATGGTAATCGGTCAATCCATCAATCCATATGTAGCAGCTGTTACGGCATGTAGTATTAACTCTGGTGCGTATGTATCTGAAATTTTCCGGGCCGGGATTCAATCTATTGATAAAGGACAAATGGAAGCTGGTCGTTCCTTAGGTTTAACTTGGGCACAGACTATGCGCTATATTGTAATGCCACAAGCCTTTAAAGCGATTATTCCGCCTCTTGGTAATGAATTTATCGCTATGATGAAAGATACATCGTTGGTATCTGTTATTGGCTTTGAAGAATTAACACGTCGTGGTCAACTTATTATTGCGCGTACTTATGGTTCTTTTGAGATTTGGACAGCTGTGGCCATTATCTATTTGGTAATGACATTGAGTATTTCACAGTTAGTGGCCTTCCTTGAAAGGAGATATAATATCAAATGA